A part of Larkinella insperata genomic DNA contains:
- a CDS encoding glycoside hydrolase family 18 protein, producing the protein MIRNCFQLLLFVAVPVFLGMTFKKTPKPIVLAYVGGFRGLVDTDQIMAEKLTHINYAFVDIKNNRAWLHNLATDTTNFRKLNSLKKRNPDLKILISIGGWAWSENFSDAVLSDTSRLSFARSAADIVRHYDLDGVDIDWEYPGMKGEDNVFRPEDKENFTLMFKALREQLDALKQQTGKKYFVTTALPGFNEIFVHTEMGKLHPYLDFVNVMSYDFYVNGPRVGHHTNLYPGSGAENEPSGDRAVQLYRDAGVPVEKLVLGLAFYGRGWQLANDNHEDAPRQAVKTNRVGGYTVIKDSLLTNPAFVRYWDRKAKAPYLYQPEQKFFISYDDEESVRYKCRYARKKGMAGVMFWEYFNDPKGYLLTEINRQFR; encoded by the coding sequence ATGATCAGAAACTGTTTTCAATTGTTGCTTTTCGTCGCCGTTCCCGTCTTTCTGGGCATGACGTTCAAGAAAACGCCCAAACCCATTGTCCTGGCCTACGTAGGCGGTTTTCGTGGTCTGGTCGACACCGATCAGATCATGGCGGAAAAACTAACGCACATCAATTATGCGTTTGTGGATATCAAAAACAACCGGGCCTGGCTGCACAACCTGGCAACCGATACCACCAACTTTCGAAAGCTGAACAGTTTGAAAAAGCGCAATCCGGATCTAAAAATTCTGATTTCAATCGGCGGCTGGGCGTGGAGCGAAAACTTTTCCGACGCCGTTCTGAGCGATACCTCACGGCTGTCTTTCGCCCGGTCGGCGGCCGATATTGTGCGGCACTATGATCTGGACGGGGTTGATATTGACTGGGAGTACCCCGGCATGAAAGGCGAAGACAATGTGTTCCGGCCCGAAGACAAGGAGAATTTCACCCTGATGTTCAAGGCACTGCGCGAACAACTGGATGCGCTAAAACAACAAACCGGAAAAAAGTACTTCGTTACGACGGCGTTACCCGGTTTTAACGAAATTTTTGTGCACACGGAAATGGGGAAATTGCACCCGTATCTTGATTTCGTCAACGTCATGTCGTACGATTTTTACGTCAATGGCCCGCGGGTCGGCCATCACACGAACCTGTACCCGGGCAGCGGAGCCGAAAATGAGCCGTCGGGCGACCGGGCCGTTCAGCTTTACCGGGATGCGGGCGTGCCGGTGGAGAAACTGGTGCTGGGCCTGGCATTTTACGGGCGTGGCTGGCAGCTCGCCAATGACAACCACGAAGATGCGCCCCGCCAGGCGGTAAAAACCAACCGTGTCGGCGGCTACACCGTCATCAAAGACAGTTTGCTGACCAACCCCGCTTTTGTGCGTTACTGGGACCGCAAAGCCAAAGCACCGTACCTCTACCAGCCGGAGCAGAAGTTTTTTATCTCCTACGACGACGAGGAATCGGTACGGTACAAATGCCGGTATGCTCGTAAAAAAGGGATGGCGGGCGTAATGTTCTGGGAGTATTTCAACGACCCCAAAGGCTACCTGCTCACCGAGATCAACCGCCAGTTTCGGTAA
- a CDS encoding thiopurine S-methyltransferase, whose protein sequence is MEKQVWADSWGRSNTRFHRQDVHPYVLKHLTPFALMEKSILVPLCGRSLDLVYFSQFAERVVGVEQNESIILQFFAENQLAYEKVGERYISNNLTIFCKDLFALTPGEVGEIDLVYDRASLVALPLPMRVEYLQKMEELTLPGTQYFLTTLEYAPEMNAAPFSITPGEVYGYFPNYRVQHVESPTVPHHRLMKKLNLDYLKEHGFMMRKLHNASYASLEEAADRRFYEFS, encoded by the coding sequence ATGGAGAAGCAAGTCTGGGCAGATTCGTGGGGTCGTTCGAACACCCGCTTTCACCGCCAGGACGTTCACCCGTACGTATTGAAACACCTGACGCCGTTTGCGTTGATGGAAAAGTCGATTCTGGTGCCCTTGTGCGGCCGATCGCTCGACCTGGTGTATTTCAGTCAATTTGCGGAACGCGTCGTGGGAGTGGAGCAGAACGAAAGCATTATTCTGCAGTTTTTTGCGGAAAACCAGCTTGCCTATGAAAAAGTTGGGGAGCGGTATATTTCGAACAATCTGACCATCTTTTGCAAGGATTTGTTCGCACTGACGCCCGGGGAAGTCGGCGAGATTGACCTCGTTTACGACCGTGCTTCACTGGTGGCGTTACCGCTTCCCATGCGGGTGGAGTACCTGCAAAAAATGGAAGAACTGACTCTGCCCGGCACTCAGTACTTTCTGACAACGCTGGAATACGCGCCGGAAATGAACGCGGCCCCGTTCAGCATTACGCCCGGGGAAGTATACGGTTACTTCCCAAACTACCGGGTCCAGCACGTTGAGAGTCCGACCGTACCGCATCACCGTCTGATGAAGAAACTCAACCTGGACTACCTGAAAGAACACGGCTTTATGATGCGGAAGCTACACAACGCATCCTACGCATCGCTGGAGGAGGCTGCCGATCGCCGTTTTTACGAGTTTTCGTAA